One window of the Anoplolepis gracilipes chromosome 9, ASM4749672v1, whole genome shotgun sequence genome contains the following:
- the Vang gene encoding vang-like protein 1 has translation METESVKSGASEHSHSHHSRSSQKHHRSHSAKQHHRQHSHRTTRSTRSQRKERQNLDTSEMAPFQTTVNVRGDSVDNMGQEVIEVQILPQDENWGENTTAVTGNTSDRSESTEDVSHWPNETDSSFGSSCSRYIGPAVAMILGISAFFSPIAMVILPKLGFFPDSTSVLTMQQKLQLLSCNAECKGQLLGLAFKLVLLGIGSWAVFLRPRVATMPRIFLFRAGVLLLTMLCICTYWLFYVVQVTESAKTAANGEISEYKSLVNYAGTLADTLLFIHYAAVLLIEVRHLQPMFYIKVVRSPDGESRSYAIGQLSIQRAAVWVLERYYTEFPIYNPYLERLPVSKSGRKQSSFKFYEVDGGVTGSMQSRGGSGDRAVLAAQARRRDSSHNERFYEEHDYERRVRKRRARLITAAEEAFAHIKRLHSEVESTPNSGPMDPMEAAQAVFPSMARALQKYLRITRQQPRHSVESILNRLARCLAQDAAPRAFLEPFFVTSPVLSNEKERQKRSHHWALVCEGELPSRPIANGCEFQLRQGEIALLCTAYRLPHFSLTEQLAHPKSNKFLLRLNSETSV, from the exons ATGGAGACGGAGAGCGTCAAGTCCGGGGCTAGCGAGCATAGCCATAGCCACCACAGCAGGAGCTCCCAAAAGCATCATCGATCTCACAGTGCGAAGCAGCATCACAGGCAACATTCTCACCGTACCACCAG GAGCACTCGAAGTCaaaggaaagagagacaaaattTGGATACTAGCGAAATGGCTCCGTTTCAAACAACTGTAAATGTACGGGGAGATAGCGTAGATAATATGGGTCAGGAAGTGATCGAGGTGCAGATACTGCCACAGGATGAGAATTGGGGAGAGAACACAACGGCCGTTACCGGCAACACCTCGGACAGATCGGAATCTACCGAGGATGTAAGCCACTGGCCGAACGAAACTGACAGCTCGTTCGGTTCTAGCTGCAGTCGCTATATCGGTCCGGCCGTGGCGATGATACTCGGAATAAGCGCCTTCTTTAGTCCTATTGCCATGGTGATTTTGCCTAAATTGGGATTTTTTCCCGACTCAACGTCAGTGTTGACGATGCAGCAGAAGCTACAACTACTGTCGTGCAACGCCGAGTGCAAAGGCCAACTGCTAGGATTAGCCTTCAAACTGGTGCTACTGGGTATCGGTAGCTGGGCGGTGTTTCTGCGTCCGCGAGTCGCTACCATGCCgcgcatatttttattcagagCAGGAGTGCTGCTGCTCACCATGCTGTGCATTTGTACTTATTGGCTTTTTTACGTTGTACAG GTCACTGAGAGTGCTAAGACTGCTGCCAATGGCGAAATATCAGAGTACAAAAGTTTAGTAAATTACGCAGGTACCCTTGCTGATACATTACTGTTTATACACTATGCCGCTGTGCTTCTTATTGAAGTTCGTCATCTACAACCTATGTTCTACATAAAG GTCGTCAGATCGCCGGATGGTGAATCAAGGTCTTATGCAATCGGTCAGTTATCGATTCAAAGAGCGGCTGTGTGGGTCTTAGAGAGGTACTACACGGAATTCCCGATTTATAATCCATATTTGGAAAGATTGCCGGTTTCAAAGTCGGGCAGGAAACAGTCAAGCTTCAAATTCTACGAAGTTGATGGTGGAGTGACTGGGTCTATGCAGTCGCGCGGCGGTAGCGGGGACCGAGCAGTTTTAGCGGCGCAGGCACGTCGCCGTGATTCCAGTCACAACGAGCGCTTCTACGAGGAACACGATTACGAACGACGGGTACGGAAACGCCGTGCAAGGTTGATCACCGCCGCCGAGGAGGCGTTTGCTCACATCAAACGCTTGCACTCCGAAGTAGAATCCACTCCAAATTCGGGACCGATGGATCCCATGGAAGCCGCGCAGGCGGTGTTCCCTTCCATGGCGAGGGCTTTGCAAAAGTATTTGAGAATCACTCGACAACAACCGCGTCACTCTGTAGAATCCATTCTTAATCGTCTTGCTCGATGTTTGGCCCAAGATGCGGCGCCGCGCGCATTCTTGGAACCATTTTTCGTCACGAGTCCAGTACTGtcaaacgagaaagagagacaaaagcGATCGCATCATTGGGCCTTGGTGTGCGAGGGAGAGCTACCCTCGCGTCCAATCGCAAACGGTTGTGAATTTCAGTTGAGACAGGGTGAAATAGCACTCTTGTGTACGGCATATAGATTACCACATTTTAGTCTCACTGAACAATTGGCACATCCTAAATCGAACAAATTTCTTCTGCGATTAAATTCTGAGACTTCTGTTTAA
- the Rtf1 gene encoding RNA polymerase-associated protein RTF1 homolog, with translation MPKRKHQALIDSDSSGSASESGSDLDNDLLSLAKKKKGKSQDDSQSNEDSGSIKKDAKHDSDSSDSDTNWNNKTGKTKMKKGSKRSKRKMTKSSTEDSASEKEPAKPLSEPEEGEVSDSDVSVSDSSQEEFNDGYDDKLMGDAEDQARLAQMTEKEREQEIFKRIEQREIMKKRFEIEKKLRNAKKKELRKQKESKKKEKGGEEKQKLDRAPDPKERSKDRKKTIEEKQDKKFHAMSLLKARREEKKEREEKEKQRIEQQQQQSKDLEEEELENDHKGGGNKTKLKASDIYSDDSGSSDSAEEEEEVAKPTSQRRSSSSESRDSDSDNDKKSITSNKVRPKKPVYISTKEDLNKIRLSRHKMERFVHLPFFDRVVQGCFVRIGIGNNNGKPVYRVAEISGVCETGKIYQLGGTRTNKGLKLRHGAQERVFRLEFVSNQEFTDSEFFKWKETCALQGISVPTFDEVEQKLKDINEALLYEYKEEDIEKIVREKERFKQTPYNYAMKKAQLMRERDAANCRGDDETASRLNQELSELEERASELDKMRTATISSISYINDRNRKKNVEEAEKAIMEELKANKGKKVDDPFTRRSTKPRMVYKPDDESDVVNTVPTNDKSSPHPAVDSVSTANDKENGQESKKKQCTEDLFNAHDFDITIDLEVPIPNNPVSVLPKPINNIKDTGPRRSLNLEDYKKKRGLI, from the exons ATGCCGAAGAGGAAGCATCAAGCGCTCATAGACTCCGACAGCAGCGGAAGCGCGTCGGAGAGCGGCTCAGACTTGGACAAT GATTTACTATCACTggcgaagaaaaagaaaggaaaatcaCAAGATGATTCTCAGTCAAATGAGGATAGTGGATCGATTAAAAAAGATGCTAAACATGATTCAGACTCGTCAGATTCTGACACTAATTGGAACAACAAGACTGGAAAAACAAAGATGAAGAAAGGATCAAAACGAAGTAAACGAAAGATGACAAAATCTAGTACCGAAGACAGTGCCAGTGAAAAAGAACCAGCAAAGCCACTTTCAGAGCCAGAAGaag gTGAGGTATCAGATTCTGATGTAAGTGTTTCCGACTCTAGTCAAGAAGAATTTAACGATGGTTACGATGACAAACTCATGGGAGATGCAGAGGATCAAGCCAGACTTGCTCAAATGACTGAGAAGGAGCGTgaacaagaaatttttaaacgaaTTGAGCAACGTGAAATTATGAAGAAGAGATtcgaaattgaaaagaaactaagaaatgcaaagaaaaaggaattgagaaaacaaaaggaatcgaaaaagaaagagaagggcGGTGAAGAGAAACAAAAACTAGACAGGGCACCAGATCCTAAAGAAAGAAGTAAAGATCGTAAAAAGACAATAGAAgaaaaacaagataaaaagTTCCATGCAATGTCATTGCTTAAAGCCAGAcgcgaagaaaagaaagaacgag aggaaaaagaaaaacagagaaTAGAACAACAGCAGCAACAATCAAAGGATTTAGAAGAAGAGGAATTGGAAAATGATCATAAAGGTGGTGGAAACAAGACGAAACTTAAAGCATCTGATATATATTCCGATGACAGTGGTTCATCAGATAGTgcagaggaagaagaagaagtagCTAAACCAACATCTCAGCGCAGGTCGTCCTCGAGCGAAAGTCGTGATTCGGATTCTGATAACGATAAAAA atcgaTTACTAGTAACAAAGTCAGACCGAAGAAACCAGTATATATCAGTACTAAGGAAGACTTAAACAAGATCCGACTGTCTCGTCACAAAATGGAAAGATTCGTCCATCTTCCTTTCTTTGACAGAGTAGTGCAGGGTTGTTTTGTCAGGATTGGAATTGGCAATAATAATGGTAAACCTGTCTATAGGGTAGCTGAGATAAGCGGTGTGTGCGAGACGGGAAAGATTTATCAACTCGGCGGCACAAGAACGAATAAGGGATTGAAATTGCGTCATGGTGCGCAGGAACGGGTGTTTAGGTTGGAATTCGTCTCTAATCAAGAATTCACAGACTCGGAGTTCTTCAAGTGGAAGGAAACTTGCGCTCTGCAAGGAATTTCGGTGCCAACGTTTGACGAAGTGGAGCAGAAATTAAAGGATATTAATGAAGCACTGTTATATGAATACAAAGAAGAGGATATAGAGAAGATTGTTCGAGAAAAGGAGAGATTCAAACAAACACCTTATAATTATGCGATGAAGAAAGCTCAGCTGATGAGAGAACGCGACGCAGCTAATTGCAGAGGAGATGATGAAACTGCTAGTCGTCTTAATCAAGAATTAAGTGAATTGGAAGAACGCGCTTCGGAACTGGATAAAATGCGTACAGCGACGATTTCCAGTATATCATACATAAATGATCGCAaccgaaagaaaaatgttgagGAAGCCGAGAAAGCTATAATG GAAGAACTGAAGGCTAACAAAGGTAAAAAGGTCGATGACCCATTTACCAGACGAAGTACTAAGCCGAGGATGGTATATAAGCCGGACGATGAATCTGATGTGGTAAACACAGTTCCAACAAATGACAAATCAAGTCCTCATCCGGCTGTCGATTCGGTATCGACCGCTAACGACAAAGAGAACGGACAGGAGTCTAAAAAGAAGCAGTGTACAGAAGACTTGTTTAACGCCCATGATTTCGACATAACAATCGATTTGGAAGTTCCTATTCCAA ataatccTGTTAGTGTTTTACCGAAGCCTATTAACAACATCAAGGACACAGGACCACGCCGATCGTTAAATttagaagattataaaaagaaacgcGGTCTCATCTAA